The Candidatus Amarolinea dominans region GTAGCGATCCCAACCTGGCCTACGTTTAGTCTCAATAAGGAGCGACCCTCATGGAACGACGAACCCAATCCCGCGGCGACTGCGTCTATTGCGGCCGCGAAATGACCCGCGGCGGCTTGGCCCGCCATCTCCCGACCTGCGCCAGGCGCCTGGAGGCCCAGGCCGAGGCGAACAAAACGCAGCAGCGCAAACAGGCCCTCTACCACTTGCAGGTGCAAGACGCCTACGCTGGCGCCTTTTGGCTGCACCTGGAGATGCGCGGCGAAGCGACGTTGAAGGATTTGGATCATTACCTGCGCGAAATCTGGCTGGAGTGCTGCGGCCACCTGAGCGCGTTCGAGATCAGCGACGTGCGCTATACCCAGCTGCTTGACGAAGGCATGGCGTGGGACGAGGAGCGAGGGATGAACGTGAAGGTGGACACCCTCTTCACGCCCGGCCTGGAGATTCCCTACGAGTACGACTTCGGCACCACGACCGATCTGATCATCAAAGTCGTGGCTCAGCGCGAGGACCGGCCGACCACCGAGCATCCCATCGTGCTGATGGCGCGCAACAAGTTCGAGCCGCCGTCGTGTATGGAGTGCGATAAGCCGGCCACCCAACTGTGCAACGAGTGCATGTACGACCGCGAAGACGGTCGGTGCGAGAGTTGTGCGACGAGCACGCTGAGGAGCACGAGCACGACGAGTCCATCCTGCCGCTGGTCAACTCACCGCGCGCGGGTCAATGCGGCTACATCGGGCCGGCCGAGCCGCCGTATTGACGTCTCTTGGCTCCCGGCGACCTGCGGGGTGACACGCAGGCGCGCTCAACCAACACCGCCCGACCGTGGAACGGATCGGGCTACGAGGTGGAAGGCGCCCACGAATGGCGGGCCTGGGAGTACGGGCATTGCCAGCCCCGGCGGGGCTGGCATCTCGTAGCCGGATGGCTTTTGGCCTCCGGCGGTGTTGATCGGAGGATGGCATCTGCCCTCGACTCCGGCAGGCGTGCGGTCCTGGACGCGCTCAGGGGCGACCGCGCGATCATCGGTTTGCACCCTCATTTCAACCAGGGTACAATTGCCCTGTGGGGCGACCCAACGATACGAACGAGGCCAGACGATGGACTTTCAGCGCCCAAGCAATATCCCCAAACACGCCGCCAGCAAGATGGTGGCGCTCGTTGAACGTGGAGCGCCGCGCGATTTTCGAGATATCTACGCGACCTGCCGTGCCGGATTAACGACGCCGAGCCAATGTTGGGCGCTTTGGCGGCAACGCCAGATGCTTTCAGGTAGCGACATAGACGTCACGCGCGCCAGGCTGGCGCTGCAAATTCACTTGGAACGAATCGCCCTGCTGCGGCCGTTGGCCCAAATCGCAAATCTGGAAGAGCGAAGCGATGCGGAGCATCTGCGGAATTGGTTCGCCGAGGAGTTTGTCAATGACGCTGGAAATTGATGGGGCGTTATACCCTGACGTTGATCCTCCCGTGGAGCTGGACACCCTGGGCGATCAGGTTGATTTTCTGGCTCGTTTGTGCGCCGCCGCCGACTTTGGGCTGCTTCCAGAGCCAGAGACCATGCAGGAGCTTCGACAGCCGGCCTGGCGAGCCGCGGTGGATGCCTGCCGGCTTTTGACGTCCCCGATCTACCATCTGCTGCGTCGCTGGCAGGGTCTTTCCCCCTTGCCGTATCTGGGCCAACAGCTTGCCTATATCCGCACCGATCCTCACCTGGCCTACGTTTAGATTCCGAAAAGGAGCCTGAGCAGGGACCCCCGACCGTGAACGGCTCGGACTACGGGCGGAAGGCTCCTCCGACAGACTCAGGACGACGCCTGCGGGACGGGATCCGCCGCCGCGACAGCCCCGCAGGGGGCTTCCATGGAGCACACACCATGCCTCTCATCATGGATGACGACAGCCCAGCCCTCGACACCGGCCGGCTGACCTTTCGCGAGCGCCTGCGCACGGGGCGGGCGGTGCCGATCGTCAGCAACCGGGCCATCTATGACCGGCTGCTGGGCGGCTACGAGCCGTTTCTGGCCGGCTATGCCCGCTACGTCAGGTATCCCCTGCCCCTGGGCCAGCCCGACAGCCTGGTCACGCTGGTCAAGTATCACAAGCACCGGCCGCGGGAGAAGCCACTGACCGACCAGGCCCTCAAGTTCGACTACCTGAACTACGTCAAGAACTACCTCTATCGCCTGGCCAAGGCTGAGGGCGTGGACACCGACACCCTGGACGGGGCCGCGGCCGAGATGGATCAGGTGTCGGCCTCGGAATTCGCCAACCGGTTGGGCTATCCCCGCTTCACCGGCCAGGATGACCCGCTGCTGCTGCTCGCCAACCTGCCCTTCAAGACCATCCTCACCACCAGCCCCTTCACCTTCATCGAAGATGCGCTGCGCCGCGCCGGCAAGGCCCCGCGCAGCGAGGTCTGCCGCTGGACCAAGGATCTCAAGGACACCATCCCCACGACCATTGACGACCGCTACCAGCCCAGCGCCGGGGAGCCGCTGGTCTACCACCTGCTGGGGCTGGATCGCTACGTAGATTCGCTGGTGTTGAGCGAGGACGATTACCTGGACTACCTGGGCAACCTCTGCGAAGGCCAGGGCGATCAGTCGAAGGATTACGTGCCTGCACTGGTGCGCCGGGCCTTCTCCGACGATCTGATCGTGCTCGGCTTCAGCCTGGATAGCTGGGCCTTCCGCGTGCTCTACGCCGGGCTGATCAAGCGCAGCGGCAAGGCCAAGGATCGGGGCGTCTGCACCATCCAGTTGCCCGACAGCCCCGATCAGCGCAGCTTCCTGGAAGACTACATGGCGCGCGAGGCCAAGTTCCAGGTCTTCTGGGGCAGCCTGACCGAATACGCCCAGAAGGAGTTGCGTAGCCCATGACCCAGCCATCCAACTCCCAAGCTCCCAACTTCCCAATTTCCCAGTCCACCAACCCCTACGTCGGCCCGCGCACCTTCACCGAGCGGGAGGGGCGCTTCTTCTTTGGCCGCGAGCGCGAGGCGCGTGACCTGACCGCGCGCATCGTCTCCGAGCGTCTGCTGCTCTTCTATGCGCAGTCGGGCGCGGGCAAAAGCTCGCTGCTGCACGCCCGCGTCATCCCCAAGCTGCGGGACGAGGAGCGTTTCCAGGTGCTGCCGGTGGGCCGGGTGTCGGGCGAGCTGCCGACCGGCGCCGGCGCGGTAGACAATATCTACGTCTTCAACCTGATGACCAGCCTGCACCAGGGGGATGATCAGGCCGCGCAGTTCGCCCGCGTCACGTTGAGCGACTTCCTGGCGCGGCTGGCGCGCGAGACCGTGACTGATGCCGATGGTCAGCGCAGTTGGCGCTGGGTCTACAAGCCGGAGATGGCGGTCGCACGGCCCGCCGCCGGCGCCGCGCAGGCAGCCGCCGGCCCGCGCTTCGTCCTGATCGTTGACCAGTTCGAGGAACTGATCAACGGCCATCCCGACCGCTGGCGCGAGCGGGAGGATTTCTTCCGCCAGCTCAACCAGGCGCTGCTGGACGATCCCAACCTGTGGGTCGTGCTGACGCTGCGCGAGGACTACGTCGCCGCGCTGGACCCCTACGCCGAACTGACCTTCAACCGCCTGCGGGCCCGCTTCTATATGGAGCGCATGGGGAAGGACGCCGCGTTGGACGCGATCCGTGAGCCGGCGCGGTTGGGCAGCCGGCCGTTCGCAGCCGGCGTGGCCGAGCAGTTGGCCGATGATCTGCGCCAGGTGCGCGTGCCTGGGCAGGAGGCGACCATCGCCGGCCAGTACGTCGAGCCGGTGCAGTTGCAGGTGGTCTGTTACCAGTTGTGGGAGAATCTCGCGGCGCGTTCCCCCCTCGCCCTGGCAGGGAGAGGGGCCGGGGGTGAGGGCGAGATCACGATCGCTGCCCTGGCAGGGAGAGGGGCCGGGGGCGAGGGCGAGATCACGATCGCCGACCTGGCGCAGGCTGGCAACGTAGATCAGGCGCTGGCCGCGTTTTACGAGAGCGCCGTTGCCAGCGTGGTAGGTCAACCGGCCCTGGGCGTGAGCGAGCAGCAACTGCGCACCTGGTTCTCGACGAAGTTGATCACCGAAACGGGCACGCGCGGCACCGTCTTTCGGAATGAGCCACGCGGTGAGACCGCCGGCCTGCCCAACGCGGCCGTGGATGTGCTTGCACGCCAGTTCTTACTGCGCACGGAGTTGCGCGCCGGCGGGTCGTGGGTGGAACTGGTCCACGATCGGTTCGTGGAGCCGATCCTGCGCGCCAACCGCGCGCGGCAGACGCCCCTGGCGCTGGACGCGGAGGCGTGGCTGGCCGCGAGGCGTAATCCGGATCTGTTCTACGAGGGGCAGAAATTGCAGGATGCGCTGCAGCAAATCGAGCTGCAGCCTGACGAACACACGGAGGTTGAGCGTGAGTTCTTGCGGCTCAGCCAGCAGGAACAGGACCGGCGGCAAGCGCTGCGCCGCAGACGGATGCAGGAGCCTTAGCCCTGGCCCAAAGGGGCACAGCGGAGGCCGCCAGCACCCAGGCGGTGGTCGCGTTGGCTACCGCCCAGGCGGCCAACACGGCCCAGGTGCAGGCGATGCAGGACCTGGAGGCCGCTCTGCAGACCAACCTGACCGCGCTGGCCCTGTCAGCGACGCCGTCTACGGCGACGCCGTTACCAACATCTACAGCGTCGCCCACTGAACCGCCGGCCACGCCCACATTCGCGCTCAGCCCCACTTCAACGGTCTCCGGCGTCACGCCGCGACCCACTGCGACCGCCAAGCTGCGACCCACCGCAACCGCCACACGCACCGGCACTCCGACGCCCTCATCCACCAGCAATCCATTGGTGGTTGCTCAACAGACGCAGTTGGCCGGGGTGCGGGCGACGCAGACGGCGCTGGCGGTTGCTCCTCCGACAGGCCACATTGTCTTTGTATCCAACCGCGCCAGTCAAGAAGACCTCTTCATGATGAATGCAGACGGGCGACAACGGCCGAGGAGCGTTGGAGCCTTCGATGGGGGACGCAAGCCGAGTTATAGCTGGAACAGCGGTCTGTTGGCCTTTGGGAAGATGCAACCGATTTCGCCCTGGGAGTTATCAATCTATGTCAGGCCGATCAAGGGCGGCAATGAGCAGCGCGTCACAAAGCCTGAGGACTGGAACTACTGGGTGCCGAGCATTTCCCCGGATGGTTCGTTCATCGCGGCTGCCTCGTCACACGTCAACGTGAACTCCGGGATCGTCATCATAGACCTTGCTGGGAACGTGGTCAGTCAGATTACGAACCAGAACCCTGCCAGGAGTTGGAGGCCTTCCTGGTCACCGGACGGCCAGAGTCTCGCGTATGCTTCAGAACCGGGGTGTTGGTGAAAATCGCTCCGACAT contains the following coding sequences:
- a CDS encoding PD40 domain-containing protein; the protein is MATAQAANTAQVQAMQDLEAALQTNLTALALSATPSTATPLPTSTASPTEPPATPTFALSPTSTVSGVTPRPTATAKLRPTATATRTGTPTPSSTSNPLVVAQQTQLAGVRATQTALAVAPPTGHIVFVSNRASQEDLFMMNADGRQRPRSVGAFDGGRKPSYSWNSGLLAFGKMQPISPWELSIYVRPIKGGNEQRVTKPEDWNYWVPSISPDGSFIAAASSHVNVNSGIVIIDLAGNVVSQITNQNPARSWRPSWSPDGQSLAYASEPGCW
- a CDS encoding SIR2 family protein, encoding MPLIMDDDSPALDTGRLTFRERLRTGRAVPIVSNRAIYDRLLGGYEPFLAGYARYVRYPLPLGQPDSLVTLVKYHKHRPREKPLTDQALKFDYLNYVKNYLYRLAKAEGVDTDTLDGAAAEMDQVSASEFANRLGYPRFTGQDDPLLLLANLPFKTILTTSPFTFIEDALRRAGKAPRSEVCRWTKDLKDTIPTTIDDRYQPSAGEPLVYHLLGLDRYVDSLVLSEDDYLDYLGNLCEGQGDQSKDYVPALVRRAFSDDLIVLGFSLDSWAFRVLYAGLIKRSGKAKDRGVCTIQLPDSPDQRSFLEDYMAREAKFQVFWGSLTEYAQKELRSP